In Salvelinus namaycush isolate Seneca chromosome 15, SaNama_1.0, whole genome shotgun sequence, a genomic segment contains:
- the LOC120059965 gene encoding 39S ribosomal protein L33, mitochondrial-like, with the protein MFLTAVNLAKAKSKTVLVQMVSAAGTGYCFNTKRNRLREKLVLRKNDPLVNKHVLFHKKKKIRSI; encoded by the exons ATGTTCCTCACTGCTGTAAACC TGGCCAAGGCCAAGTCAAA GACTGTCCTAGTGCAAATGGTGAGTGCTGCAGGGACAGGTTATTGTTTCAACACCAAGAGGAACCGACTACGGGAGAAACTGGTGCTGCGAAAAAATGATCCCCTGG TGAACAAGCACGTTCTCTTTCACAAAAAGAAGAAGATTAGGTCGATTTAA